A window from Streptomyces sp. NBC_00335 encodes these proteins:
- a CDS encoding non-ribosomal peptide synthetase, producing the protein MMEPSARLVLISPTRLADVRRRTGGYSDRTIAEACAIGLSYWATGVSPDGIDLTPGTLFADVLGWVDNGGRAPGGWETGEAAPDGWAIAVPGSVRQSDAQLALDDLADFPDRPIGTISPTGVAERLGTLAGWNDNAADRVRPTIVEMFREQARLRPDAVAIIDEHRSLTYRQAAELSAQLAHHLIGRGLGSEQVVGISLGRSADMVIGLLGVLQAGCAFVPLDPQWPAARRAVVIDDARVVVQLNDSGAHDPAEPAAVAVDLDDWRYADQPAGDTGITAHGNSLAYVIFTSGSTGRPKGAMIRHEAISERLLWQVNEILGFGHDDASLFKAPLSFDISINEIFLPLVCGGRLVVLRPGGERDPHHLLAVIAEHRVTFTYLVSSMLDVLLEMAGDSDRLDSLRHVWCGGEVLTPELYERYRTRLDIPMYHGYGPAETTIGVSHVIYRGEAERLSTSIGKANPNTQLYVLDDELRPVPVGVGGELYVGGFLLGRGYVNAPALTASRFVANPFAGDGSRLYRTGDLARFAPDGSLDFLGRADNQVKVRGMRLELEDVEAGLAEHPEVRHTCVIAKKNSAGGTYLVGYVIPAAGAAELRADEVKAWATEHMVEYMVPAHIVVMTEFPLTANGKLDRRALPEPEVVTGTFVRPSTDEERAVCAAVASVLRLEEVGVDQDFFQLGGDSILAISLLSALRAAGLYVTAGQIFANSVLGALAAVAGREDAARVDHADVATGPVPGSPIVQWLGRTTDAVDGFVQAVVLNTPADLTADALGPILDSVVTRHDMLRARLVRGDRWSFDIPEAHGATADWQESDGPLDACVALATEGLDPDNGVMLRAVWRREARQLVLVAHHVVVDGVSWRVLMEDLATAWRQFTAGEAIELPAVGTSFRRWTQLLENAEFDADRAYFERPLPGPDAPLGRRAPSGADTVERERTRVFTVGSEPTAALLGEIPAKFHAGVNDVLLTALAVTLARWRRGRGQEQTFAHIELEGHGREGRHVAGAAGVEPELSRTIGWFTTLFPVTVDPGTTGDFTDPRYLAAALKAVKEDLARVPSNGVSYGALRYLSDAAFTAPAPQILFNYLGRFDAGASGDWQLSGTTGQLGEKRDPRMRLPRALEFNAIAEPSATGEYELVTTVSWPDGMFTDEDIEAIGGYFQAALTALAALEEGGHSPSDFPLVRLAQADVDALDGPALRAVLPLTPLQEGLYFHSVFDDDSAGSYVEQQLLTLEGELDPARLATAATRLLTLYPNLAARFTALADGRVVSVLETGAEAPFTTLERPGITDAELHELAERDRRAGFDLATGPLMRFTLVRDPESGRDVLVQTVHHIIADGWSVPPMLRALLAEYHAPGSTYPLSGFPDYVGWLAERDADESDRVWGAELAELPGPSLVARQHTPSDRFADTSVEPGLDIDAAVRSAGVPLSVAVHSAWAVTLGGILHSDDVVFGSTVSGRDADVPGIEDMVGLFINTVPLRARWAAGTTAGELLASVREHQGAVLPHQHVSLARIGRLAGVGSLFDTLVVFDVATDVAALRRTGDTLAVTGLVNEGAPHYPLTLVVERALDGRPRFNLIYDGELLRESTARDILNRFTHTLTALLTRPDAPVADLAPEGGRSPARITPTTLGALFDAAADRDPAATAVTQCALDGTTRSLTYGELADAKNELAAALRTAGVRPGRRVAVAVPRTIEQIVALVAIVSAGGAYVPLDMAYPDDRLEYVLADAAPQAVLVDPGQRERFTELLERAGVAARVLVQGDEPAPETAAGDAAAAPEVSWHDPAYVIYTSGSTGKPKGVVVPHSSVVALLANTQPDMDFGPDDVWVQFHSYSFDFAVWELWGALAHGGELLVPDYGLTRSPVDFHRLVRERGVTVLNQTPSAFYQFVEADRHADRPLPALRRVIFGGEALDLGRLRGWVERHGAASPELVNMYGITETTVHVTHRVLTDEDFAFGDDVSPIGGPIPGLTTHLLDDRLRPVPPGQVGAIYVAGDQVSLGYLGRPGLTAGRFVANPFANDGSRMYHTGDLAVRTLDGELEFTGRADDQVQLKGFRIELGEVESALRDLDGVVDVAVTVAGSGDHLVAHVVGRVPGELSALLAEKLPVHMVPGRVLTVDALPLTVNGKLDRKALIAAAAQDDTPVAGGASGGSQLASLIGIFADTLSHPAADADTDFFGAGGDSIVAITVVNRARALGLPIAPRDVFLLKTPRALVELLGTRAPQTPATAAVPARREDGPLAPTPIILRQRELGGSLDRFAQARTVDVAEGAAFADIERAATAVLAAHPALRMRLNTGHGVWTLRTEPARGATVVRADTADATVAANEAAGRLDPGTGEVAAFTWLAATGTLVVTVHHIAVDSVSWLILLDDLAAALRGETLAPATTSYAEYADALTLRSAAGADDLGHWVDTLQAPPLLPASGALRDTTVVLGPEASDRVTRTAPAALGVALTELLCGALRTALTRIQPAPTDLAIELERHGRVSVLEHHDYTRTVGWFTAIAPVRLTAHTDPVAAARELAERQPDESGHLAYGRLRYLNPQTAPLLTARPQVLFNYLGRGSESRALHITGGDQGSPYAVEVNAWTDAATGSLHATFTLAEEIPDEITAHWLHALETLADASVTAERTAPVTALQRGLFFQAQLAGTAGHYVAQSYFALDHRLDTEALTEAMAVVMARHPVVGAGFTTDEDGNPVQILKAGRRVGVHTVELSTEEEVEALRVRDRNTGFDPAEPPLIRLTVIRLPDGRDGLLLSYHLLLWDGWSRAIVLRDLFEAYRALLDGEQPSTAPAVPGFEDHARSLAAKDPAVSERFWAEHLTGLSGPTLLAGPAPSLSDELPPALLHTLTAEQSQLLRETARAHGVTLNSVLTGAFGLLLGAHTGRSDAVFGVTVSGREGENLSDIVGVLLNTVPMWTRARPEDSVAEYLASVQAARVDAMEHEHLGLGEIQRASGHDTLFDNLFVLQNFLDLDGLAEMNARHGITEVKSDDSTHYPFTWVVTPGDRLTVKLEHRHGDSDGARRLLDDYVGLLQDLARSTGPVGALPGLGPVPAPADRTDIGTDTVVDRFDRAADRAPDRVALVAHGRSMTFAELRDRSRLLAGVLAGRGIGPEKTVGLAIPRTLDWIVALFAVLRTGAAYVPLELDHPDERIATIVADARPEVILTVSAVSPRLTGDLIETGDLIELDRPLPEAEPFVTFAPQDANRLRYPAYTIYTSGSTGKPKGVVTEYAGLTNMLINHQRRIFEPVLAEHGNRIFKIAHTVSFAFDMSWEELLWLADGHEVHICDEELRRDAPALVDYCREHGIDVINVTPTYAQQLAAEGLLDNPDRRPALVLLGGEAVTPTLWQRLAETEGTVGYNLYGPTEYTINTLGVGTFECQDPVVGVAIDNTEVFVLDPWLRPLPDGVPGELYVSGIGIARGYLGQPAQTAHRFVASPFGAPGERMYRTGDLVVRRPDGNLMYLGRTDQQVKIRGHRVELGEVEAAFAAHGAVRFTAAVAQPDPQVDGAYRLAAYLVLEAGADLAAVAAEAGTGLPDYMRPTHYAQVDAIPLTVNGKADTKALPEPRPLGALTTSGERGPETETEVLVCEFFAEALDLDDDEVSAVSDFVSLGGHSMLAVRLVGLLRREFGPTITIRDLLTLRTPEAIARHLDDNS; encoded by the coding sequence ATGATGGAACCGAGCGCTCGTCTCGTGCTGATCTCTCCTACGCGCCTGGCAGACGTGCGCCGGCGTACCGGCGGATACTCCGACCGGACCATCGCCGAGGCCTGTGCCATCGGACTGTCGTACTGGGCGACGGGCGTCAGCCCCGACGGAATCGACCTGACCCCCGGCACGCTCTTCGCGGACGTCCTGGGATGGGTCGACAACGGCGGACGCGCGCCCGGTGGCTGGGAGACCGGCGAGGCCGCTCCGGACGGCTGGGCCATCGCGGTCCCCGGGAGCGTCCGGCAGTCCGACGCCCAGCTCGCGCTGGACGACCTGGCGGACTTCCCCGACCGGCCCATCGGCACCATCAGCCCGACCGGCGTGGCGGAGCGACTGGGAACCCTCGCCGGGTGGAACGACAACGCGGCCGACCGGGTCCGGCCGACCATCGTGGAGATGTTCCGCGAGCAGGCGAGGCTCAGGCCGGACGCGGTCGCCATCATCGACGAACACCGCTCGCTGACCTACCGCCAGGCGGCGGAGCTGTCCGCGCAGCTGGCCCACCACCTGATCGGCCGCGGACTCGGCTCCGAGCAGGTCGTGGGCATCTCGCTGGGCCGCTCCGCCGACATGGTCATCGGCCTGCTCGGCGTGCTCCAGGCCGGCTGCGCCTTCGTCCCGCTCGACCCCCAGTGGCCCGCCGCGCGCCGCGCCGTCGTCATCGACGACGCGCGGGTCGTGGTGCAGCTGAACGACTCCGGCGCACACGACCCCGCGGAACCGGCCGCCGTGGCCGTCGACCTCGACGACTGGCGGTACGCCGACCAGCCCGCCGGGGACACCGGAATCACCGCGCACGGCAACTCCCTCGCCTACGTGATCTTCACGTCCGGTTCCACCGGCCGCCCCAAGGGCGCGATGATCCGGCACGAGGCGATCAGCGAGCGCCTGCTGTGGCAGGTCAACGAGATCCTCGGCTTCGGCCACGACGACGCCTCGCTGTTCAAGGCGCCCCTGTCCTTCGACATATCCATCAACGAGATCTTCCTCCCGCTGGTGTGCGGCGGCCGCCTCGTGGTCCTGCGGCCCGGCGGCGAACGCGACCCGCACCACCTGCTCGCCGTGATCGCCGAGCACCGCGTCACCTTCACCTACCTCGTCTCCTCCATGCTGGACGTCCTGCTGGAGATGGCCGGCGACTCCGACCGCCTCGACAGCCTGCGCCACGTGTGGTGCGGCGGCGAGGTGCTCACCCCCGAGCTGTACGAGCGCTACCGCACCCGGCTCGACATCCCCATGTACCACGGCTACGGCCCGGCCGAGACGACCATCGGCGTCTCCCACGTCATCTACCGGGGCGAGGCCGAACGCCTGTCGACCTCGATCGGCAAGGCCAACCCCAACACCCAGCTGTACGTCCTCGACGACGAACTGCGCCCGGTCCCGGTCGGCGTCGGCGGCGAGCTCTACGTCGGCGGCTTCCTCCTGGGCCGCGGGTACGTGAACGCACCCGCACTGACCGCGTCCCGCTTCGTGGCGAACCCGTTCGCAGGCGACGGCTCCCGCCTCTACCGCACCGGCGACCTCGCCCGGTTCGCCCCCGACGGCTCCCTGGACTTCCTCGGCCGCGCCGACAACCAGGTCAAGGTCCGCGGCATGCGCCTCGAACTGGAGGACGTCGAGGCCGGCCTCGCGGAGCACCCCGAGGTACGGCACACCTGCGTCATCGCGAAGAAGAACAGCGCGGGCGGCACCTACCTCGTCGGCTACGTGATCCCGGCCGCCGGAGCCGCGGAGCTGCGGGCCGACGAGGTCAAGGCCTGGGCCACCGAGCACATGGTCGAGTACATGGTGCCCGCCCACATCGTCGTGATGACCGAGTTCCCGCTCACCGCGAACGGCAAGCTCGACCGGCGCGCCCTGCCCGAACCCGAGGTCGTGACCGGGACGTTCGTACGGCCCTCCACCGACGAGGAGCGCGCGGTCTGCGCGGCCGTCGCCTCCGTGCTGCGACTGGAGGAAGTCGGCGTCGACCAGGACTTCTTCCAGCTCGGCGGAGACAGCATCCTCGCCATCTCGCTGCTCAGCGCCCTGCGCGCGGCGGGCCTCTACGTCACCGCCGGACAGATCTTCGCCAACAGCGTCCTGGGCGCCCTGGCGGCCGTGGCCGGCCGCGAGGACGCCGCCCGGGTGGACCACGCCGACGTCGCGACCGGTCCCGTACCGGGATCGCCCATCGTCCAGTGGCTCGGCCGGACCACGGACGCCGTCGACGGCTTCGTCCAGGCGGTCGTACTGAACACCCCGGCGGACCTCACCGCCGACGCCCTCGGCCCGATCCTCGACTCCGTCGTCACCCGGCACGACATGCTGCGCGCCCGGCTCGTCCGCGGGGACCGCTGGAGCTTCGACATACCGGAGGCCCACGGGGCCACCGCCGACTGGCAGGAGAGCGACGGGCCGCTCGACGCGTGCGTCGCCCTCGCAACCGAAGGACTGGACCCGGACAACGGCGTGATGCTGCGGGCCGTCTGGCGCCGCGAGGCCCGCCAACTGGTCCTCGTCGCCCACCACGTGGTGGTCGACGGCGTGTCCTGGCGGGTCCTGATGGAGGACCTGGCCACGGCATGGCGCCAGTTCACCGCCGGTGAGGCCATCGAACTCCCCGCGGTGGGAACCTCGTTCCGCCGCTGGACCCAGCTCCTGGAAAACGCCGAATTCGACGCGGACCGCGCCTACTTCGAACGCCCCCTGCCGGGCCCCGACGCGCCGCTCGGCAGGCGCGCCCCGTCCGGGGCCGACACGGTCGAGCGGGAGCGGACCCGGGTCTTCACCGTCGGCTCCGAGCCCACGGCCGCACTGCTGGGCGAGATCCCCGCGAAGTTCCACGCGGGCGTCAACGACGTCCTGCTGACCGCGCTCGCCGTCACCCTCGCCCGCTGGCGGCGCGGCCGCGGCCAGGAGCAGACCTTCGCGCACATCGAGCTGGAGGGCCACGGCCGCGAAGGCCGCCACGTGGCGGGTGCCGCCGGCGTCGAGCCGGAACTGTCGCGCACCATCGGCTGGTTCACGACGCTGTTCCCGGTGACCGTGGACCCCGGCACCACCGGCGACTTCACCGACCCCCGCTACCTCGCCGCCGCCCTCAAGGCGGTCAAGGAAGACCTGGCCCGCGTACCGAGCAACGGCGTCTCCTACGGCGCCCTGCGCTACCTGTCCGACGCCGCCTTCACCGCGCCGGCACCCCAGATCCTCTTCAACTACCTGGGCCGCTTCGACGCGGGCGCGTCGGGGGACTGGCAGCTCTCCGGCACCACCGGACAGCTCGGCGAGAAGCGCGACCCGCGGATGCGCCTGCCGCGCGCCCTGGAGTTCAACGCGATCGCCGAACCCTCCGCCACCGGCGAGTACGAGCTCGTCACCACCGTCTCCTGGCCCGACGGGATGTTCACCGACGAGGACATCGAGGCGATCGGCGGGTACTTCCAGGCGGCACTCACCGCCCTGGCCGCGCTCGAAGAAGGCGGCCACTCGCCCAGCGACTTCCCGCTGGTACGGCTGGCCCAGGCCGACGTAGACGCCCTGGACGGCCCCGCGCTGCGCGCCGTCCTGCCGCTGACCCCGCTGCAGGAAGGCCTGTACTTCCACTCGGTCTTCGACGACGACTCCGCCGGCAGCTACGTCGAACAGCAGCTGCTGACGCTGGAGGGCGAGCTCGACCCCGCCCGCCTCGCCACCGCCGCCACCCGCCTGCTCACCCTGTACCCGAACCTGGCCGCGCGGTTCACGGCCCTCGCCGACGGCCGCGTCGTCTCCGTACTGGAAACCGGCGCCGAGGCCCCCTTCACCACCCTGGAGCGGCCCGGCATCACCGACGCGGAGCTCCACGAACTCGCCGAGCGGGACCGCCGCGCCGGATTCGATCTGGCCACCGGCCCGCTGATGCGGTTCACCCTGGTCCGCGACCCGGAATCCGGCCGCGACGTCCTCGTGCAGACCGTCCACCACATCATCGCCGACGGCTGGTCGGTGCCCCCGATGCTGCGCGCGCTGCTCGCGGAGTACCACGCGCCGGGCAGCACCTACCCGCTGAGCGGCTTCCCCGACTACGTCGGCTGGCTCGCCGAGCGCGACGCCGACGAGAGCGACCGCGTGTGGGGCGCCGAACTCGCCGAGCTGCCCGGCCCCTCGCTGGTGGCCAGGCAGCACACCCCGTCCGACCGGTTCGCCGACACCTCCGTGGAACCGGGGCTCGACATCGACGCCGCCGTCCGCTCGGCCGGCGTACCGCTGAGCGTGGCCGTGCACAGCGCCTGGGCGGTGACCCTGGGCGGGATCCTGCACTCCGACGACGTGGTCTTCGGATCCACGGTCTCCGGCCGCGACGCGGACGTCCCCGGCATCGAGGACATGGTCGGCCTGTTCATCAACACCGTCCCGCTGCGTGCACGGTGGGCCGCCGGCACCACGGCGGGCGAACTGCTCGCCTCCGTACGCGAGCACCAGGGCGCGGTCCTGCCGCACCAGCACGTCTCGCTGGCCCGGATCGGCCGCCTCGCCGGCGTCGGCTCCCTCTTCGACACGCTCGTGGTGTTCGACGTGGCCACCGACGTGGCCGCCCTGCGCCGCACCGGCGACACCCTGGCCGTCACCGGCCTCGTCAACGAGGGAGCCCCGCACTACCCGCTGACCCTGGTCGTGGAGCGGGCCCTCGACGGACGCCCGCGCTTCAACCTGATCTACGACGGCGAACTGCTCCGCGAGAGCACCGCCCGCGACATCCTGAACCGGTTCACGCACACCCTCACCGCGCTGCTCACCCGGCCGGACGCCCCGGTCGCCGACCTGGCGCCCGAGGGCGGCAGGAGCCCCGCACGGATCACCCCGACCACCCTCGGCGCACTCTTCGACGCCGCGGCCGACCGGGACCCGGCGGCCACCGCCGTCACCCAGTGCGCGCTCGACGGCACCACCCGCTCGCTGACCTACGGCGAACTCGCCGACGCGAAGAACGAACTGGCCGCCGCCCTGCGCACGGCCGGTGTCCGGCCGGGCCGGCGCGTCGCCGTGGCCGTCCCGCGCACCATCGAGCAGATCGTCGCCCTGGTCGCGATCGTCAGCGCGGGCGGCGCGTACGTACCGCTCGACATGGCCTACCCGGACGACCGGCTGGAGTACGTCCTCGCGGACGCCGCCCCGCAGGCCGTCCTCGTGGACCCCGGTCAGCGCGAGCGCTTCACGGAGCTGCTGGAGCGGGCGGGAGTCGCCGCACGCGTCCTCGTACAGGGCGACGAGCCGGCGCCCGAGACCGCTGCCGGGGACGCGGCTGCGGCGCCCGAGGTTAGCTGGCACGACCCCGCGTACGTGATCTACACCTCCGGGTCGACCGGCAAGCCCAAGGGCGTCGTCGTCCCGCACTCCAGCGTGGTGGCGCTGCTCGCCAACACCCAGCCCGACATGGACTTCGGCCCCGACGACGTCTGGGTCCAGTTCCACTCCTACTCCTTCGACTTCGCGGTCTGGGAGCTGTGGGGCGCCCTGGCGCACGGCGGCGAGCTACTCGTCCCCGACTACGGCCTGACCCGCTCCCCGGTCGACTTCCACCGGCTGGTCCGCGAGCGCGGCGTGACCGTGCTCAACCAGACGCCTTCGGCCTTCTACCAGTTCGTCGAGGCCGACCGGCACGCCGACCGGCCGCTCCCCGCCCTGCGCCGCGTCATCTTCGGCGGCGAGGCCCTGGACCTCGGCCGGCTGCGCGGCTGGGTCGAGCGGCACGGCGCCGCCTCGCCCGAGCTCGTCAACATGTACGGGATCACCGAGACCACGGTCCACGTGACCCACCGGGTGCTGACCGACGAGGACTTCGCCTTCGGCGACGACGTGAGCCCCATCGGCGGACCCATCCCGGGCCTGACCACCCACCTGCTCGACGACCGGCTCCGGCCGGTGCCGCCGGGGCAGGTGGGCGCCATCTACGTGGCCGGAGACCAGGTCTCCCTCGGCTACCTCGGGCGGCCGGGCCTCACCGCGGGCCGGTTCGTCGCGAACCCGTTCGCGAACGACGGCTCCCGGATGTACCACACGGGCGACCTGGCCGTCCGCACCCTCGACGGGGAGCTGGAGTTCACCGGCCGCGCCGACGACCAGGTGCAGCTCAAGGGCTTCCGCATCGAGCTCGGCGAGGTCGAGTCCGCGCTGCGCGACCTCGACGGCGTCGTCGACGTGGCCGTCACCGTGGCCGGCAGCGGCGACCACCTGGTCGCGCACGTCGTGGGCCGGGTACCCGGCGAACTCTCCGCCCTCCTCGCCGAGAAGCTGCCCGTGCACATGGTGCCGGGCCGGGTCCTGACCGTGGACGCCCTGCCGCTGACCGTCAACGGCAAGCTGGACCGCAAGGCCCTGATCGCGGCGGCCGCGCAGGACGACACCCCGGTGGCCGGCGGCGCGAGCGGCGGTTCGCAGCTCGCCTCGCTGATCGGCATCTTCGCCGACACCCTGTCCCACCCGGCCGCCGACGCCGACACCGACTTCTTCGGAGCCGGCGGCGACAGCATCGTCGCCATCACCGTGGTCAACCGCGCCCGGGCGCTCGGCCTGCCGATCGCACCCCGCGACGTGTTCCTCCTGAAGACGCCGCGCGCCCTCGTGGAGCTCCTGGGCACGCGTGCGCCGCAGACCCCGGCCACCGCCGCGGTCCCCGCGCGCCGTGAGGACGGCCCGCTCGCGCCCACGCCGATCATCCTGCGCCAGCGCGAACTGGGCGGCTCACTCGACCGGTTCGCCCAGGCCAGGACCGTGGACGTGGCCGAAGGCGCCGCCTTCGCCGACATCGAGCGCGCCGCCACCGCCGTACTGGCCGCCCACCCGGCCCTGCGGATGCGCCTGAACACCGGGCACGGCGTGTGGACCCTGCGCACCGAACCCGCCCGCGGGGCCACCGTCGTCCGCGCGGACACGGCCGACGCCACGGTCGCCGCGAACGAGGCCGCCGGACGGCTCGACCCCGGGACCGGGGAGGTCGCCGCCTTCACCTGGCTCGCGGCGACCGGCACCCTGGTGGTCACCGTGCACCACATCGCGGTCGACTCGGTGTCCTGGCTGATCCTGCTGGACGACCTGGCCGCCGCCCTGCGCGGGGAGACCCTCGCACCGGCGACCACCTCCTACGCCGAGTACGCCGACGCGCTGACCCTGCGGTCCGCCGCCGGCGCCGACGACCTCGGGCACTGGGTCGACACCCTCCAGGCGCCCCCGCTGCTGCCCGCGTCCGGCGCGCTGCGCGACACCACCGTGGTCCTCGGCCCCGAGGCCAGCGACCGGGTGACGCGCACCGCCCCCGCGGCCCTCGGCGTCGCCCTGACCGAGCTGCTGTGCGGCGCCCTGCGCACCGCCCTGACGCGGATCCAGCCGGCGCCCACCGATCTCGCGATCGAGCTGGAGCGGCACGGCCGGGTGTCCGTACTGGAGCACCACGACTACACCCGTACGGTCGGCTGGTTCACCGCCATCGCGCCCGTCCGGCTCACCGCGCACACCGACCCCGTCGCGGCGGCCCGCGAACTCGCCGAGCGGCAGCCCGACGAGTCCGGGCACCTCGCCTACGGCCGGCTGCGCTACCTCAACCCGCAGACGGCCCCGCTGCTGACCGCCCGCCCGCAGGTGCTCTTCAACTACCTCGGCCGGGGCAGCGAGTCCCGTGCCCTGCACATCACCGGCGGCGACCAGGGCAGCCCGTACGCCGTCGAGGTCAACGCCTGGACCGACGCGGCCACCGGCAGCCTGCACGCGACCTTCACCCTCGCCGAGGAGATCCCCGACGAGATCACCGCGCACTGGCTGCACGCCCTGGAAACCCTCGCGGATGCCTCCGTGACGGCCGAGCGCACGGCGCCGGTCACCGCCCTGCAGCGGGGCCTGTTCTTCCAGGCCCAGCTGGCGGGCACGGCCGGGCACTACGTCGCGCAGAGCTACTTCGCCCTCGACCACCGCCTCGACACCGAGGCGCTGACCGAGGCCATGGCCGTGGTCATGGCCCGGCACCCGGTCGTCGGCGCCGGCTTCACCACCGACGAGGACGGCAACCCGGTCCAGATCCTCAAGGCGGGCCGCCGGGTCGGCGTCCACACGGTCGAGCTGTCGACCGAGGAGGAAGTCGAAGCCCTGCGCGTCCGTGACCGCAACACCGGCTTCGACCCGGCCGAGCCGCCGCTGATCCGGCTGACCGTGATCCGGCTGCCCGACGGCCGTGACGGACTGCTCCTCAGCTACCACCTGCTGCTGTGGGACGGCTGGTCCCGCGCGATCGTGCTCCGCGACCTGTTCGAGGCCTACCGGGCCCTGCTCGACGGTGAGCAGCCGTCCACGGCCCCGGCCGTGCCGGGCTTCGAGGACCACGCCCGATCGCTCGCCGCCAAGGACCCGGCCGTCTCGGAGCGGTTCTGGGCCGAGCACCTGACCGGTCTCTCCGGCCCGACGCTGCTCGCCGGCCCGGCGCCGTCCCTCTCGGACGAGCTGCCGCCCGCGCTGCTGCACACCCTGACCGCCGAACAGTCGCAGCTGCTGCGGGAGACGGCCAGGGCGCACGGAGTCACCCTCAACTCGGTCCTCACGGGAGCCTTCGGCCTGCTGCTCGGCGCCCACACCGGCCGCAGCGACGCCGTGTTCGGCGTGACCGTCTCCGGCCGCGAGGGCGAGAACCTGTCCGACATCGTCGGCGTGCTCCTCAACACCGTGCCCATGTGGACGCGGGCCCGGCCCGAGGACTCGGTCGCGGAGTACCTGGCCTCCGTACAGGCGGCCCGGGTCGACGCGATGGAGCACGAGCACCTGGGGCTCGGCGAGATCCAGCGGGCCAGCGGCCACGACACCCTCTTCGACAACCTGTTCGTGCTCCAGAACTTCCTGGACCTGGACGGGCTGGCCGAGATGAACGCCCGCCACGGCATCACCGAGGTGAAGTCGGACGACTCCACCCACTACCCGTTCACCTGGGTCGTCACCCCCGGCGACCGGCTCACCGTCAAGCTGGAGCACCGCCACGGCGACTCCGACGGCGCCCGCCGCCTCCTCGACGACTACGTCGGCCTGCTCCAGGACCTGGCCCGCTCCACCGGACCGGTGGGCGCGCTGCCCGGCCTCGGACCGGTGCCCGCACCCGCCGACCGCACGGACATCGGCACCGACACGGTGGTCGACCGCTTCGACCGGGCGGCGGACCGCGCACCCGACCGGGTCGCGCTCGTCGCGCACGGCCGGAGCATGACCTTCGCCGAACTCCGTGACCGCAGCCGCCTGCTGGCGGGGGTGCTCGCCGGGCGCGGCATCGGCCCGGAGAAGACGGTGGGCCTGGCGATCCCGCGCACACTGGACTGGATCGTCGCGCTGTTCGCCGTACTGCGCACCGGAGCCGCGTACGTACCGCTGGAGCTGGACCACCCGGACGAGCGGATCGCCACGATCGTCGCGGACGCCCGGCCCGAGGTGATCCTCACCGTCAGCGCCGTCTCGCCCCGGCTGACCGGCGACCTGATCGAAACCGGCGACCTGATCGAGCTGGACCGGCCCCTCCCGGAGGCCGAGCCGTTCGTGACGTTCGCGCCGCAGGACGCCAACCGGCTGCGGTACCCGGCGTACACGATCTACACCTCCGGTTCGACGGGCAAGCCCAAGGGCGTCGTGACCGAGTACGCCGGCCTCACCAACATGCTGATCAACCACCAGCGCCGCATCTTCGAACCGGTGCTGGCGGAGCACGGCAACCGGATCTTCAAGATCGCGCACACCGTGTCCTTCGCCTTCGACATGTCGTGGGAGGAGCTCTTGTGGCTCGCCGACGGCCACGAGGTGCACATCTGCGACGAGGAACTGCGCCGCGACGCACCCGCCCTGGTCGACTACTGCCGTGAGCACGGGATCGACGTCATCAACGTGACCCCGACCTACGCGCAGCAGCTGGCGGCCGAAGGCCTCCTCGACAACCCGGACCGGCGCCCCGCGCTGGTGCTCCTGGGCGGCGAGGCGGTCACCCCGACCCTCTGGCAGCGGCTCGCCGAGACCGAGGGCACCGTCGGCTACAACCTGTACGGACCCACCGAATACACCATCAACACCCTGGGCGTCGGCACCTTCGAGTGCCAGGACCCGGTGGTGGGCGTGGCCATCGACAACACCGAGGTGTTCGTCCTGGACCCGTGGCTGCGGCCGCTGCCGGACGGGGTTCCCGGTGAGCTCTACGTCTCCGGAATCGGCATCGCCCGCGGGTACCTGGGCCAGCCGGCCCAGACCGCGCACCGGTTCGTGGCCTCCCCGTTCGGGGCGCCCGGCGAGCGCATGTACCGTACCGGCGACCTGGTGGTCCGCCGGCCGGACGGGAACCTGATGTACCTCGGCCGCACCGACCAGCAGGTCAAGATCCGCGGCCACCGCGTGGAGCTGGGCGAGGTGGAGGCCGCCTTCGCCGCGCACGGGGCGGTACGGTTCACGGCCGCGGTCGCCCAGCCCGACCCGCAGGTCGACGGCGCCTACCGGCTGGCCGCGTACCTCGTACTGGAGGCCGGCGCCGACCTGGCGGCGGTCGCCGCCGAGGCGGGCACCGGACTGCCGGACTACATGCGCCCGACGCACTACGCTCAGGTCGACGCCATCCCGCTCACGGTCAACGGGAAGGCCGACACCAAGGCCCTGCCGGAGCCCAGGCCGCTGGGCGCGCTGACCACTTCGGGCGAGCGCGGCCCGGAGACCGAGACCGAGGTCCTGGTCTGCGAGTTCTTCGCCGAAGCCCTGGACCTGGACGACGACGAGGTGAGCGCCGTGAGCGACTTCGTGTCCCTCGGAGGACACTCCATGCTGGCCGTACGCCTGGTCGGCCTCCTGCGCCGTGAATTCGGCCCGACGATCACCATCCGCGACCTGCTCACCCTGCGAACCCCCGAAGCGATTGCCCGGCACCTTGATGACAACTCCTGA